The Candidatus Cloacimonas sp. genome contains the following window.
ATATTGTGGAAACAAATGAATCGGTTAATCCAGTATTGGTAACAAAACTACTGAATAATTATCCCAATCCTTTCAATCCAGAAACAGTCATCAGGTTTACTTTAAAGGAATCAGCGCTGGCAAAAATATGTATCTATAACATCAAAGGCCAAGTAGTTAAAGAACTTTTAGATGAGAAGCTTGCTTCGGGATTACACCAAATATCCTGGAACGGGAAAGATGCAAATAATCGGGATGTTGCTTCCGGAATGTATTTTTACCGACTGGAAAGCGGAAATTATTCCTGTGTGAAAAAAATGCTACTTCTGAAATAAGTGGATAAGTGAAATATTAGACAAAAACCTCAGACAAGAAACAGCTTAATTTGAACTTGAGAGGTTGATGTCATTATCCATCTAATAAAATAATCTGTGAACGGAGCTTAAGTTAAGCTCCGTTCTTTTATTAAAAGAAGCATAGTGGTTACGGAACATAGTTCTATTATAGGAAGATTCCTTACTCATTTCGCTTATGTAAACAATAACCTACCCGAAACCATCCCATATCGCGATACGGGATGGTTTCGGGCTGAACATCGGATTGTTCTCAGTAGCAAGTAAGGGAGAAATGCAGAGCAATCATATTTGTTTTGAGTCAGGAGGCAGAACCCATTATCGGATATATATACATCGTTAGTTGCTCTATAACACTGCTAAAGACGCAGAATGCAATTATGAACAAGGTCTTGAAGGCCAAAAAATGTTTTTGCCCACAATTTTTCAGGTGCTTGAAAAGGACTTTTAGCGAGGCAATAATAGCCAAGATAGCAATTTTTCTTGACGAAACCTCTAACTTAAATGCCTTTGATATCATTATCCAAAGAAGGTGAAAGAGATAAAATGCAATATGATGTAATAATTATTGGTGCCGGTCCTGCCGGCTTAAGTGCAGCCATATACAGTGCGCGTAGTGGACTAAAAACAGCTATTTTTGAAAAAGGACTGATTGGGGGTCAAATTACAGTTACGGAAGAAATTGAGAATTATCCTGGCTTGGAAGAACCCTTAACCGGTTATGAACTTACGGAAAAAATGCACCATCAAGCGGAACATTTTGGGACGGAATTTATTGATGATGAAGTTATTGCCCTCGGAATGGAAGGTCTTTATAAAATTGTAGAAACACAGCAAAACAAATATAGCGCTAAAGTGGTTATATTATGCACGGGAGCATATCCCAGGCGGTTAAATGTTCCCGGCGAAGAAAAATTTACCGGGCATGGTGTTTCTTATTGTGCTACTTGCGATGGTGCGCTCTATAGAGATAAAATTGTCGCCGTTGTGGGTGGGGGAGATTCTGCCATTGAAGAAGGAATGTTTATTACTCATTTTGCCCGAAAAGTGATTGTTATTCACAGAAGAGATGAGCTTCGCGCTCAAAAAATCATTCAAGACAGAGCGTTTAAAAATCCTAAAATGGAATTTGTTTGGGACAGTGTGGTGCAAGAAATTAAGGGAGAAAACAAAGTTGAGGCGCTGGAGGTCTATAACAAAAAAACCAATTCCAAAAGTATTATCCCCGTGGATGGCGTTTTTATCTATGTTGGTTTTTTGCCTAACAATAGATTGTTGGAATCTCTTGTCGAACTTGATGGCGCTGGTTTTGCGATTACCGATGAATTTATGCAGACCAATGTTCCGGGTGTCTATGCAGCGGGAGATATTAGAAAAAAAGTTTTACGCCAGGTTGTAACTGCTACAAATGATGGAGCTATCGCAGGTTGGAGTGCGGAAAAATGGATTACCGAAAATTACGATTCGCTGAAAA
Protein-coding sequences here:
- the trxB gene encoding thioredoxin-disulfide reductase, with amino-acid sequence MPLISLSKEGERDKMQYDVIIIGAGPAGLSAAIYSARSGLKTAIFEKGLIGGQITVTEEIENYPGLEEPLTGYELTEKMHHQAEHFGTEFIDDEVIALGMEGLYKIVETQQNKYSAKVVILCTGAYPRRLNVPGEEKFTGHGVSYCATCDGALYRDKIVAVVGGGDSAIEEGMFITHFARKVIVIHRRDELRAQKIIQDRAFKNPKMEFVWDSVVQEIKGENKVEALEVYNKKTNSKSIIPVDGVFIYVGFLPNNRLLESLVELDGAGFAITDEFMQTNVPGVYAAGDIRKKVLRQVVTATNDGAIAGWSAEKWITENYDSLKK